The Argentina anserina chromosome 5, drPotAnse1.1, whole genome shotgun sequence genome includes the window TGACATATAATCTAATTTTTTCtgcttaaaaatataatatattgtcCAGATTCGTTCAAATTATTTTTCGTTACAATTACCCCGGATAACAATTTGATCCTGAATCCACCACTCATAATGTGTACGTGCTTCTTGCAATACTCGATTCAGAAAATCTATTCTGTTTAAAAACAGTTTTTAAAAACTTTACCAAACACTATTTATTTTTTCCAAAAACTAAAATAGCCCTAAAAATAGCCTAAAAATCTGTGCCAAATTGGGCCTTACTTTGGTGGCTAAATGTTCCACATGCATATAATCTCATATATTATAAACCTCGGTTGGTATCGATGATAGTCGTTGGTCTTAACTCTTAACTGACCGACCGTTTCCATTCCCTGCTCCCACACAAACCCCAACGACTAAGAAACTACACTCACACCTAGAGAGAACATGATTTCAAAAATATAAGTACTCCACTCCGGTACGAAATATCAAACTAATCCCACCGAGGAGGGCATATCTGTCATTCTTTCAGACACAGTGCGCTTCATTCCAACTTCGCACACATCTCGGACTCCATAATCCATATATTCCCATTCATACTCCCCTCTCTCTCAGAGCTCTCagtttctctctcctcctcccaACAATGGCGGCCGCAAAAGCGATGAGAAAGGTAGAGAAGATCCGCCAGATTGTTCGCCTTAAGCAAATCATGATCCGGTGGAAGCTGGCCAGCCTCCGCCTCGGCGGACCCGCTCTATCGTACATCGACGATACCGATAACACCGCCTTCGCCCGCCGCACCCCCTCCGGATTCTTGGCCGTCTACGTCGGACCGGAGCGCAGGCGCTTCGTCATTCCCGCCCGGTTCGTCAACCTCCCGGTGTTCGTCGGCCTGCTGGAAAAGACCGCGGAGGAGTTCGGGTTCGAAACCACCGGCGGCCTCGTCTTGCCTTGCGAGGTTTCGTTTTTCAAGGACGTCCTGAAGTTTCTGGAGAAAGATGAGAGAAGGTTCGGGAAGTTGTCGCTTGATGGATTCTTGAAGATGGTGACTGATGCGGGATTTGATTCTTGCAAGGCGGCGAGGGCGGCCGGCTCATCATTCACTCCGCTCCTGCAGGAAGCTAGGGTTTGACGGATTCTTCTCTCAGGTTTTTTAGGATTCTGATTGATTTGAATTGAAATCGAATCGATCTAATGCCTTTGGTTTTTTTGGGATAAGGTGTTTTAGTGATGATAGGGAGTTAATTGTATATGGGTGGCAGCCaacttgattttcttttctttttttttagaaatgtTTTCTGAGTATTGTAGGGATTGTTGGTTCGTAATCATCCTTGAAGCACCTATGGTTTTTAATTGTGTTTGATCATGGGCTTCAATGAGATGTTTGAACTAGTTTTTTCTAGCTAgacttgatgatgatgaaatcttAGGACTTGTTCTAGCGTCGAGAACAGTTTCTTATCATGTAATGGATTTTTTATCATGATTAATGGTAATTGAAATTTGTTCTCAATTTGGCTTCTATTTTGCtggtttacttttttttttaattctacCATTGAAACTACTTGTTGGAGTTTGCCATTTTGTTTATTGAGTTGGTGAGAGGGGCAGGCCACTTGTAGATTGTAGAAAGATTCTGAAAGTTAATTATCATCTAATTGTAACATAAtcataaatataatattatttcCTTTGGCTTTAGCTATGGCCTG containing:
- the LOC126794427 gene encoding protein SMALL AUXIN UP-REGULATED RNA 51-like, giving the protein MAAAKAMRKVEKIRQIVRLKQIMIRWKLASLRLGGPALSYIDDTDNTAFARRTPSGFLAVYVGPERRRFVIPARFVNLPVFVGLLEKTAEEFGFETTGGLVLPCEVSFFKDVLKFLEKDERRFGKLSLDGFLKMVTDAGFDSCKAARAAGSSFTPLLQEARV